The Triticum aestivum cultivar Chinese Spring chromosome 7B, IWGSC CS RefSeq v2.1, whole genome shotgun sequence genome window below encodes:
- the LOC123163051 gene encoding anthocyanidin 5,3-O-glucosyltransferase — translation MEKTIVLYPGLGVGHFNPMMQLAAALLDHGYAVSVALIGHDSLAAAVRRVASSMPSVRIHALPPVQDQPALALDGPSSLLLSYLRLLDRYNGRLHDLLCSARRAHAVIFDSLSVGALGVAEELGIPAYVFYTSCASTLLASIQLHSVLGDGESRRKGFREIGDSPVEFFGLPPVPASHLLAELLEDPESDAYKATMAAMYRIPEASGILVNTFESLEARAVAALRDPRCLPGRVLPPVYCVGPLIGSTADGEATSPRHECLAWLDGQPDRSVVFLCSGSMTSWGLQSEEQLREIAVGLDNSGHRFLWVVRAPGGDGVPDLSALLPDGFLERTDGRGLVIKLWAPQVDVLRHRATGAFVTHCGWNSALEGVTAGVPMLCWPMYAEQRMNKLFMVEEMRVAVEMVGWQQGLVKAGEVEGKVRMIMEAEEGRELRARAAAQKESAAVAWNDGGSGRAALAQFLAEVDSRQPLARDGEAIDGELWQPV, via the coding sequence ATGGAGAAGACCATCGTCCTGTACCCCGGCCTCGGCGTGGGCCACTTCAACCCCATGATGCAGCTCGCCGCCGCGCTCCTGGACCACGGCTACGCCGTCTCCGTCGCGCTCATCGGCCACGACTCCctggccgccgccgtccgccgggtCGCCTCCTCCATGCCGTCCGTCCGGATCCACGCGCTCCCGCCCGTCCAGGACCAGCCCGCCTTGGCGCTCGACGGGCCGTCGTCGCTCCTCCTCTCGTACCTCCGCCTCCTGGACCGCTACAACGGCCGGCTCCACGACCTGCTCTGCTCCGCCCGCCGCGCCCATGCCGTGATCTTCGACTCGCTATCGGTCGGAGCGCTGGGCGTCGCCGAGGAGCTCGGTATCCCCGCCTACGTCTTCTATACCTCCTGCGCGTCCACCCTCCTCGCCTCCATACAGCTTCACTCCGTCCTCGGTGATGGCGAGAGCCGTCGGAAAGGCTTTAGGGAGATAGGAGATAGCCCCGTCGAGTTCTTCGGCCTCCCGCCCGTGCCGGCTTCGCACCTGCTCGCCGAGCTGCTCGAGGACCCGGAGAGCGACGCGTACAAGGCGACGATGGCCGCCATGTACCGGATCCCGGAGGCCAGCGGCATCCTGGTGAACACTTTCGAGTCGCTGGAGGCTCGGGCTGTGGCGGCTCTCAGGGACCCTCGGTGTCTCCCCGGACGGGTCTTGCCTCCGGTGTACTGCGTCGGGCCTCTCATCGGGAGCACGGCCGACGGCGAGGCAACTTCACCGAGGCACGAGTGCCTTGCGTGGCTCGACGGGCAACCCGACCGCAGCGTCGTGTTCCTCTGCTCCGGGAGCATGACGAGCTGGGGACTCCAGTCGGAGGAGCAGCTCAGGGAGATCGCCGTCGGCCTGGACAACTCCGGCCACCGGTTCCTCTGGGTCGTGCGAGCccccggcggcgacggcgtcccaGATCTCAGCGCGCTCCTGCCGGACGGGTTCTTGGAGCGCACGGACGGTCGCGGCCTCGTCATCAAGCTGTGGGCGCCGCAGGTCGACGTGCTCCGCCACAGGGCCACCGGCGCGTTCGTGacgcactgcgggtggaactcgGCGCTGGAGGGCGTCACGGCCGGCGTGCCGATGCTTTGTTGGCCGATGTATGCGGAACAGAGGATGAATAAGCTCTTCATGGTTGAGGAGATGAGGGTCGCCGTGGAGATGGTGGGGTGGCAGCAGGGGCTCGTCAAAGCCGGCGAGGTGGAGGGCAAGGTAAGGATGATCATGGAGGCTGAGGAGGGCAGGGAACTAAGGGCGCGAGCGGCGGCGCAAAAGGAAAGCGCCGCTGTGGCGTGGAACGACGGCGGCTCGGGGCGCGCGGCGCTTGCCCAGTTCCTGGCGGAAGTGGACAGCCGACAGCCGCTGGCTCGCGACGGGGAAGCTATCGATGGTGAGCTTTGGCAACCAGTGTGA